A segment of the Trifolium pratense cultivar HEN17-A07 linkage group LG7, ARS_RC_1.1, whole genome shotgun sequence genome:
ATCATTGTATATGCGACCTTTAAAAGTTGAACAATGTGCTAGGCCTATAGTGTGTGCACCTGAAAGGGCAGTTAGGTCATTTGGAGTTAAACCATTGTCTTTAAATTGTTTAATTAGGGTTGCGAGATCAGATGATGGTCTAGGTATAAGGTTGTTGGCATCACTTTGACTTGCTGTTCTTGCATCTCTTCTTCCAACTGGCACGGTCCATGTTGGTCCTCCAAGCTGtgaatgaataaattaaaatatggttAACAATGATCCGATTCAATATTAAGGATTGAGGCGAATTATAAAATGcagatttttaatttaattatattatcttatttataattagaatttttaatttttatagataaaaaaCAGCTTGTTAAATTGTTGTAAGcgatatagtttaattttaattttaattttttacttgataataaagttaattaatttaatttttgtttttttgacaaacaattcatttattttttcttaaagaattattattattattatatatatatatatatatatatatatatatatatatatatatatttatgtttttctcTATATAGAACAACTTTTTGAGTATAGTATGAGATAGAAAAGTATTtgctccgtcccaaaatataagaaaaaatgggTGAAacaaatttgatgtatttggttcaaaatttggactaaatacatttatttttgttgactaacttttacttatattttaggatgGAGTACCAAGTAAAGATTATCCGGTTAAAAATTGTTTCCACCAAATATCAAACTTGAGTTCTTCTGAACAACCTATCTATCTTAGATAAAGCTTATTAACtacttcaatttttatttttattattgaaaattaaCCACTTCAACTTAATCActtgattatttgattttaatcttTGATAAAGGGTTATGGTTGACATAAGACTAATTGTATTTAATGcatcacacttttttttttgtctataatagAGTTGATGATCGAACTCATAACCTCTAGAATACTATCAAAATTTCTCACCactaaattaaaatgtttagtGTTATTTGATAATATTAATTTGTTGTATATAATTTGATAATAAAAGGTCACATATATACATGAGAGGGTTTACAAGAAGTACCGAAACTCCAATTAAAAAAAGTATGTGATGTATATTATTAGTATGTATTAGACGCTTCTATTATTGATTATATACTGTATGTGAgaaaaagttaaaaagaaaaagtgggACACATGGTTTGAACAAAGTAAACATCAAGACCAAGTTATAGCTACTTGAGAATGACTTGAGATTGCAATCTTAGTTTAAGATTTCAATACATACGTGactgagaaaaaaaatataacacatCTTTTTCttgtaaaataattgaaataataTTTAGCCACATATATTTATAGCCAAAacatacatataaaatatatagatatacataatcaagtttttttttttaaacaatatatattaatattgttagATTTTATGTTGAGGGTAAAAATATACGCTTAggtatatttataaaattgacaATCGAATCTccgtgaacttagctcagttggcagagACACCACACTATATGTACAGgagttggggttcgaaccccgaacacTCAATTTATCCACCTTTAAGATAAATTTTCTAACTACTAGACAATtcgacaaaaaaatataataattgttaaCAACAATTCAGCTCTTATTATtgaattgtaaaataaaattaatagtaTAATATACTAggacaaagaaagaaaaaaaaaaagtaaagaatgAAATGAGGTCATTTACCAGAACTACTCCATCTCTGGCCGCAAGTGCTAGAATATCTGCACAAGAGACGGTGGCACTGCAAGCAGCTTCAACTTTAGTTTTAATAGCATCGATCACTTCAAACCCTCTAGCTGAATTTTTGTTAGGTCCTGCATTTTTTTCACCTGTAAACGTCGCAGTGTCATCCAATAAGATTGATCCATCACATCcctacaaaaagaaaaacaaagaagTAAAACAAGTTAAATAAATATgccatttcttttatttttgaaaatagccACTGAATATTACTATGTGAAGTTTTTCAAACTGCATGTAGCTATCTGATTAACATTAGACAGAtcataaaaaatagatttactttttgtttaataattttaaaaatattgtactTAAATCAGGATCGTCCAATCTTGATCAGACAGTCGCTAATGCTTGACTGCGTGACTGTACGAATATTTTGACCCCACCTAATCCATGTTCAATAATCTCTTTAGACCCCATAATAACCCATTTATTTTACTACTGTACGTCTTTGCTCCTTTTTATAAGAGGCGgttgactttttagattaatttaataattaatatgtatGGTCTATaataattaatctaaaaaaaatgaattgtcttttttaaaaatgattggTGGGAGGCCTACAGACACTCAACTCACTAATTAATAATAGAATTATGTGAAGATTAAAAATGTCTTGtaaatataattcaaatgatCATGGTAAGAAATTTGATTAGTATATTAGAAATCCTAAATTAAATTCTCAGCTCCAtcgtaaacaaaaataatgatcagtaaaataatgcaaaaaaaaaaatttagcgCTTATGTGTGAGGTATACTTAAGTAGACTTACATTATCTTgtcaaataaatcattttttaacatTATCTTGTCTTAAGTAGACTTACATTGACAAAGCAATCATGGAAGAACAAACGAAGTATAGAAGCCCCAATCCGGGTTTCTTTTTTTATAGCTTTGGTCATTTCATTGCGCACAATGGTTTCAAGGGATGGACAAGTTTGGCAATAGAAGTTAGTGGTGAGGTGTGCATTGGTAGAACAATCTAAGAGAGAAACTAGAATGAAGAGTGTAACACATAATTTGGTAAAACTAGACATATTAATTAATGGAGAGAAGCCAAGGAAGTGTGAGGAGTATTATTGTGAAGAAGCATATGAAAGATTAGgcaatatatataagaattatgGGCCAGCTGGGTCACAATGCATGTCTACAAAGGAGATGatttatattacttttttaaGAGAAAATGATTTATAAGATTCTGAAAAAGAAGATAATGGgcccttattttaattttttaaaaaaattatgattttaattttattaagttTAAAATCTCTAACATGAATATTTAAGTTATTGAATGTCAAAGTCACTCttttaagtaataaaaatttgaaataatttttactatttttaattaacttatcataaaaattatttttgaaaatataaataaaaaatcaattttttaaagataaaacaAACAGACCCAATATAATCTTCTCAATAATACATTAAAGGAGacaaattaatgtatttggtttaaattttAGGTTAAATTGATTGATTGtttgaattgaaaatgaaatgacCACCTTCAAATACTTTTCTCCTACTATATCCTTCATTAAGTTCTAGCTATACGTAGTTATACGTACTAATCATCAACTATATATATGTGTaaataataacatttttatttggaCCCAGTCAGTTATTAGTTTGACAGAGTACACATATTCTAGTGGTTGCTTGGTTAATTTTAATTAGATGGCATTTTCTTAACGAGAAAAGTTTATAGCCTAATCTAAGTTATTGGACTCAAGTGATTAGTGAGTTTCACTAAAATTGAATCGTTTGGAAGAACTTGAGTTCAATTCTTGAGGGAAACAATTTTTtgatcagactttacttaccttgtAGCCAAAATTTTGAGCCTCATTCCCCTAATAACCGTAGAATtatcacacacacaaaaaaaattgtctaattaatttttgttgacccaacttttctttatatataagaTCATTAGACATATGTCCATTTGAATTGGCTTATAATTGGCCTTATGAAAAAATTGCTTAATTATGCATATAATAAGTTTAATTAaatgttaattcataaattttcaataacaaaaattatatctttatatATTTGCCGACAAGAGTAAATCTTGCTTGTAGAGGTAAAACATTTGGGTGCGACATCATGCTGAATTGGAAAATCATCTTCTCTTCACTTGTCTGCTTGCTTGGGTTTGTGGTCATTGGTCCATAGGTGGTTTGGTGTTTCATCAGTGGTGTCGTTAACCGTATAATCTATGTGTGAAAGGTTTCTTAAGGTGTGTAGACAAGGAAAATTTGAAACTAAGGGTATTCTTTTAGTATGGCATGCGGTGGTTTGGGTGTTATGGCGTGATCGGAATGATAAGATCTTTTTGGCAAAAGAGGTTGGCGCATATTCGACAAAGTTTAAATTACTTCGTGGAAATGGTTGGTAGCAAAAAAGATTAAGGCTCCTTGTTTATTCTATGAATGGTGCATTAATCATCTTGATTTTATTGTTCGTTATTAATTTTTGGTAGGTATGTATAGGTTTAGAGTTTTACTATGTCCGATAATTTTGGGACAAGTACTACATGTACTTTTCCTACGAAAGTGGGTTTAGTATCTCTTGTACTAATTTCATTATTAATATAATTCATtgtttgttgttaaaaaaaattgtatctttattaaatatttttttgaaaattattttgataaacttaTGAATAATGCGttaacatatatttatttacctAAATAGATTTGCATAAGaataaaataagtcaatttatTAGTCATTGCCTTTTCAAAACTCCTTGCAATtgattagtagctctatacacGTTTAGGAATTTTTCAACACTAGTTTATTTCTTTTAGTCAATCTGACATGAAATATCAACCACAATGAAACTTCATCATTCCCATGCATGCATGTTATCTCACCATCAGTGATCCACTATGATGGAGGTCATCATCCTCCCACCCAACTCATCGTTGTCACTGAAAAACTCAGGTTGAGTGTGCCTTGAAATTTCGGTCAGAATAGAAGTCAAAAAATCATGATGTTTTTTGGGAGATtatgcctgctcacgcccagccATGGGAGCTGGCGCCTAGGCGCAGCGCGTGTTGACAACATGTGCTGTTTTgctggtttttttttgttgggaaAACTCTTTTCTTAGAGGGCACTCTGACTTggattagttttattttaaaacagatttgtttcTAGGAtttaggcatatatttttctataaatagaggttgatttattcatagaaaaataagagagtagagatgtagcaAATCAATTAGGATTTGCCTCTAACACAAGGCTAGGGTTAGTGGCGGATCTAGAAATTTACATCGGTGGGGGCTAGAAATATTACAaccaatgaaaatatttttttagattatttttttttgttaccatatTATAGATACAAATTTTTTACTATTGCTCTCTTTGGAGAGGCTGCATAAAAATTAAGGAGAGTAAAGTTAAGAGGGAGAAATTGTGTAAAAGATTAAGTAAAAATTGGagtaatgaaaatttgaaaagtgaaaaaaaatgaacttcTAATAAATATAGAAGTGGGGACGGACCCAAGGGGGCAAGCAGGGTCTCCAACCCTCCCCCCCCACCCGCCCTCCCCCCTATGCATATATGTTTAATATgtataatttttaatgtatatgAGTTGCTAATGACATCTCTTAATTTATCCACTCTTATTTTAGGTGcttctaaataaattattgtgattttatcttataattttgagttaaatatattttttgtctttataaaattaagagtttttaagttttgtccttcaaaaaatttacttttagtccatatttgtattttatagcaattattttgaggactaaaagtatcaatttttgTAAGAATATTTGAAAATAGGGACTACTCTTACCAAACTACAAGATTTTAGAGGATATtttcagttaaaatttaatagactaaacataaaaactcgttattttataaggacaaaaaatatatttaactctattatttattattaaaaaaagaaattccaCCCCCCGTGTGATtgatttctggatccgtccctagAAGTGTAAGTTAGTGGactaattaattttatgaagacttaaaaaagaatataatagTATTTTGTATTGgggcttaaaaaaatatattagtattttgtttgtaataaaatgtatatattagtattattatagAAATTTTTTGCATCATTGTGGGGAATACCACACACATAGATCCGTCAttggctagggttttagagagaaacaagaggggttgtctcttggtataactctagggttaggcaaaggggattgattacaccttgcgaagcacttatcaaattgagtctcttggccacgggaagataTTCGGATTTTGGGTAGAATTATGATTAATTCTCGTAATccaatttggaatttttttttgtaaagttactctttgatatagtggaactaAGGGactgctctctctctctctcagacTAGGTCATTGTTGGACCTGGGcaaacaaattatcgtgttttttcttctcttttatcttttttattgattattattattattgcttattcctcTTGTTATTGGTTGTCGTTCTATTattccacacatcaagttcttatcattggtgtgattttatcgacgaattcacaacaactCACAGTCACCCTGAAACGTTTCACTATACTACAAGCAATGAAATTGTCCACTCCCAACTTCTTCTATCATTTTAATGGATCTTCTTTTTTACTTTGTACGATTGATAATGACTTATTTTAACACCAATTGTTGAAGACTCTCaggtaattatttttttggttaccatgatattgggaAGTTTCTACCGTCGTTAGTAATGACTATTCTTCTTTGAGGAACCTGTGTGGAGCATACGAGATAGGTTCTCCCCTCCTGATCAAATTTTCTGCATACACATAAGTTAGGAATTGAACTCCTGACCACATGTTTAAAGGAACCAAGACCCGTACCACTTGGATCAATTCATTGTTGTCGTACTATCACTAATTAAACCCTTTATTTTATACGAGATCACTTAGTTTATAAATAAGTTATATGGACACGTGAAATCCACTTATAGTTGGCTTGATGCTCTTGGCCGGAGTAAAGAATAGAGTAATAAGGAAGTCATTAGTTTGGTACCCCTCTCCATTTCAACAATTAATAATGTTAATAAAGTGATTGAgtttaagtgattaatgaacTATTTTTAAGAAGAATAAATTGTTCGTGAAAGTATTTGAGTTCAATTcttaaaataataacttttttgtTAAAGTTTATTTACCTCATACTCGAATTGAACGCTAATTCACCATAATCTCTTTTTCTAAAAATCGTaaggttaataaaaaaaaaactatttgcaCTAACGACAAGTCTCGTTTCTAATGAGATTATATGGTTAACTACCATCTATAATATATGTGATTTAGTcaacaattatatttattatatattctagaAAAAGTATGACTTGATTGACAAATTTAGTGAATTATTATAGTATAAATAGTAATGTATCTTAATAATTGAATAAGGATCATATCCTAATCGTAATTAAGATCATGGCATGGCCACATGCTTTTGCTGGCAGGAAATTTTAATCATATTGCAATTTCCTACCGCTGGGCGTTGTCATAATTGCAAGGGATTTTTCTTCAAGGATCAAGTACCTTACCAATATATACTGAGTACGtagaaaaagtatatatttcaatatttgCGTAGATCATTGTACTTAGTACGTGGAAAAGAATATGTATTTAACTAGACCATTAATTGTTCTTGAAAATAGTATGCAGCAgcttcatttcatttttttatatatgatttttttctcctcttttttgagtggattttttttatggagTTGACGAGTGTCTTGCTTTATTTCGATTTATTGGGTACCTCTTGTATTCGATTTATTTCTGttttgtattttgatttttttctaccccctattaatttttatataatatatttaccattaaaaaataaattattaattctaCCATTAATATTGTGGttaattttccattaaaaaaatattgttgttaatttttttatatggttaatcacaattttataattttttatatgatttaaaTTAATCATTTATTCAACTAAATTAACCACAATTTTACATACTATGAAGTAGCTAGCATGTTCCTCAAGTAGGGGAAAATTTTGgcatcataaaatattttttgtattaaattGTTGAAATGGAGTTAGTTGAGTAGTTACTTGGAATTTTGATTGTTACAAATAGTTAGTTTTTATAGTTAGTTTTTAGTTTACTTGCAAAACAAGCAAACTATAGAACTCTTATACTGAGTTTTATAACTTCGGATTTTCATAACTAATGAATAACTTTTGGATCCATCTTTCATCTCTTTCATTTCTTTAGGTTTATTCATCTCTTGTTTCATCTCTTTCATTCATCTCACGGCACATCCTTAGATACACTGAATTGAGCTCACTGTGCGCTCGTTGTTCCTAGGTTCATTGTGTTCAAACAAAATTGACAATTATGTAACCAAAATCGTGTACCAATTACTcctttagtttttaattataatttttttaataaattgaaaattatttttgatttttaaaGGCTCGTTTTAATtagttcttcaaaaaaaaaatgagagactCAATTTagtctaaaagaaattttatttttttaaaccctcaaaaaaataaaccgaAATAATTTAACCATTATGtgaattcatataaaaaatttgattttttatgcTGACATGCTGCTGACCAATCAAGCTAAATAAAATGTTAGTAATGACAAAGTCTCTCTAAGTTCTTAGAAAGAGCATTTTGAAAAGGGGCAGAGCAACCACCCTGCCCgcccaaaaaatttaattttttttttatatgtatactATTTTGAGGCGATTTTGACTACTTTTTAATTTGCGGGGGTTTCGAACTCCCTCTATTTGGAAGATCCGTGGGCCGGTTTGGGTTGGGTTCggccaaaaccaaaactcgAATCACATAGGGTATTCCGGATTGGGTcaagtaaaataaccacccgttacaatattgggccggattgggtaaatccactaatttccgggttggattgggttgggtcgtaggttacccaaattatttttctattttcttaatattaaatatctaaatgaaGAATCATCAtaattttccataaaaataagttaaataactcactcattgtattttcttgaaaaatatggTAACTTTATTTCACTATTAAAAATAGTGCAAtgaattatcatatttatttataaaaattattcaatctttttattttttttaaaataatgcgATGAactatcatatttgtttataaaatttattcaatttttttattttcttaaaaagtagtataacttattttcactataaaaatatttaacgaTTAAATGACAAaagttttagtatttttataaaaaatatttcaaaaaaacatAACACTAGTTGGTCGGTGGgtttttttgggttgggtccggttttacccggaacccgattttttttatgggtctttcacttttgaaatccatatccacccaattgcccgacccaacccatttttttgggttggattgggtgggtttgaccgggttgaccggatttgcccaatcCATGTACACCACTAATTCTTTTAGTGCTTTCTAGTTTGCGCGAGTTTTAAACCCCTCTATTTGGAAGTTGACATTCTAATTTACAAGGTTATTGACCTCCTTTAAATTGTTctgcaaaaagaaaaatctctattattaataattcatgtgtcctttttaatttactttttgaagCGTCcctttctaatattttattgtttaataatttatagatttttaaaatgtgtaatttattttgtcaaagtattcaagtatattttttttgagaaaaaagtactcaaatttttaaaatagagttttagtatataaaaattcatgtttgatcaatcttttgttaaaaaaattaaatttttcttggagagattcatataatattataaacttaaatacaagaactaattaaaaagtatgaaatTTACACATGAATTGACATAAATATATTTCggaatatattttaaaaatttatttattaaaaatggtaaTGACCCCCCTTTTGACTATTTTTCAGATATCCATATTAGACACCCACCCTCAAtatgatatgttttttttagtaacttttttacatattcaatttatatttatagcgACCCTCCCCAATTTTTTGAGCTAGTTCCGCCGTGATTTTGAACGAGTCTCCAAGGAATAAGAAAGAGATGGGACAATACTTTGCAATTGTGTTCTCAAATAACTCTGATATCTATAGAAAAGGTAACGGTTGCACTATATAAGTCGgtaacattttttgtttttcttgtaaaAATTATACTCTCATATCCATATCGAACTCAAATTCTCCCGAATAATTCGTCCTAAgaggagctcattaaccacttgacgTCAATTGTATTAGGTAACATAAAATTACTTTGATCCATTCATTTCTTAAAGTAAAACAAACAACTTATAGATAACAACTTTCATCTATTTGTGGAAATACAAACAttcaaattatcaaaataaaaatgcaacaaCAATATACTACAATTGCCAAAGTATCCAAGTTCTAGTCGACCATTATGACTTAGACCCTATACTAATCAATCTCTCAAAAATCTTcaccaaaatatatttattcaattGCTATTATGCCCTCCAATTCATGACCAATTAATTAACAAGCCTACAATTCTTTCTAATTTCTCCATTAGTCCCAGTGAGAGGACTAATTTTACTCAATTTGATCATAGCAAGAGCAAAGTCACTAGAAAACTTAGCACCATTGGTACTATAAGTGCTAACCAAACTATCTTGAGATCCATTATTGAAAAGAACTTGATCAGAATGGAAAAGACCTTTACTAGCAACAAGGTCTTTATAGTAATTGTTGTCAAAACTAGTTGGAGTAAGAGTATCAAGAGGTGCTAAATTAGTGTCACCACCAGAAACAGGACAATTTGCTTTTCTTGAAGTTGCAAAGGTTGTTTCAATGTTGGTTTCGTTGTAAATTCGAGTTCGGAAAAATTGACATTCTCCTTGTCCTATGGTGTGTGCACCAGAAAGGACAGTGAGATCACTTGCTGTTAGACCTTTGTTTTGAAACATTGTAGTGAGTGTTGAGAGGTCAGAAAATGGTGATGGGATTTGGCTGTTGGCTGCACTTTGACTTGCTGTTCTTGCATCTCTTCTTCCTAGTGGTACTTCCCATGTTGGTCCTCCAAgctacaaataaataagttgaTTTAATCAATTATTGAGATTCAAAAAGTTATGATGAATCAAAACTAAAAGTTGAATCATCATAGGGATTGGATATAATGGAGTAATGAATTTGAACAGTTTGATTACAAATGAACGGATGAGATTTAATATTGTATGTGTTATAAAAATTTGGATTGTGTAATAAGAACCATTGGATCGCATATATGGATGGCCGAGATTCACTGCAATAAACTGTGTAAATTTGCAACAACATTGAATCCAAGTCTCATCATAAGACAATAGTTTatacatttttaaattat
Coding sequences within it:
- the LOC123897730 gene encoding peroxidase P7-like, whose product is MATFIKLFVTLSMLSLLACSTNAQLVNNFYGKTCPSLQTIVRTEMTKAIKNEARIGASILRLFFHDCFVNGCDGSILLDDTSTFTGEKNAAPNKNSARGFEVIDTIKTSVEASCNATVSCADILALATRDGVFLLGGPTWEVPLGRRDARTASQSAANSQIPSPFSDLSTLTTMFQNKGLTASDLTVLSGAHTIGQGECQFFRTRIYNETNIETTFATSRKANCPVSGGDTNLAPLDTLTPTSFDNNYYKDLVASKGLFHSDQVLFNNGSQDSLVSTYSTNGAKFSSDFALAMIKLSKISPLTGTNGEIRKNCRLVN
- the LOC123897528 gene encoding peroxidase P7-like, which gives rise to MSSFTKLCVTLFILVSLLDCSTNAHLTTNFYCQTCPSLETIVRNEMTKAIKKETRIGASILRLFFHDCFVNGCDGSILLDDTATFTGEKNAGPNKNSARGFEVIDAIKTKVEAACSATVSCADILALAARDGVVLLGGPTWTVPVGRRDARTASQSDANNLIPRPSSDLATLIKQFKDNGLTPNDLTALSGAHTIGLAHCSTFKGRIYNDTNIDTNFATLRKKTCPISGGDTNLAPIDVLTPNNFDNNYYKNLVGSKGLFHSDQVLFNKGSQDNLVRAYSTNGAKFSSDFALAMVKLSQIGPLTGTNGEIRKNCRLVN